GTGCGCTGCCGGGTGCTGCGGACCAAAGTTCAGGGTGTAATTTTTAAGCTCAGCCATTATTTCATCCCGTAGGTTTCTTCGCGGATCACGCGCGGGATGTTCTCGCGCGGCTCGATCGTCACGGGTTGGTAGATCACGCGTTTCTGCTCGGGGTCGTAACGCATCTCGACATAGCCCGAGATCGGGAAGTCCTTGCGGAACGGATGGCCGATGAAGCCGTAGTCGGTGAGGATGCGGCGCAGGTCGCCGTGGCCCTCGAACAGGATGCCGAACAGGTCGAACGCTTCACGCTCGAACCAGTTGGCGTTGCGCCAGATGCCGGTGATCGAGTCGACCAGCGGCATGTCGTCGTCCGGGCAGAACACGCGGACGCGCACGCGCCAGTTGTGCTCGATCGACAGCAGGTGCGATACGACCGCGAAACGCAAACCGTCCCACGTGCCTTCGCCGTAGGACGAATAGTCGACGCCGCACAGGTCGACGAGTTCCTGGAAACGCAGCGCGGGATCGTCGCGCAGCTTCTGCATGGAGGCCAGGTAGTCGGCGGCCTTCACAACTACCGTTACTTCGCCCAGCGCCACGGTAATGGCAGCGCCCTCGCCCAGAGCATTCTTCAGGGCGAGTTCGAGGGCTTCGATTTTTGTCGTCATGGTTGAAACCGGCTTGGATTATCGCGCGATGGTATTGGTGCGCTGGATCTTATTCTGGAGCTGGATGATGCCGTACAGCAGAGCCTCGGCGGTCGGCGGGCAGCCCGGGACGTAGACGTCGACCGGCACGATGCGGTCGCAGCCGCGCACGACGGAGTACGAGTAGTGGTAGTAGCCGCCGCCGTTGGCGCAGGAGCCCATCGAGATGACCCAGCGCGGCTCGGCCATCTGGTCGTAGACCTTGCGCAGTGCCGGCGCCATCTTGTTGCACAGGGTACCGGCCACGATCATCACGTCGGACTGGCGCGGCGACGGGCGGAACACGACGCCGAAACGGTCGAGGTCGTAGCGCGCGGCGCCCGCGTGCATCATCTCGACCGCACAGCAAGCCAGGCCGAACGTCATGGGCCACATCGACCCGGTGCGTGCCCAGTTGATCAGCTTGTCGGCTGTGGTGGTGACAAAACCTTCGTTTAAAACGCCTTCAATAGCCATGGCTTATTCCCAATCAAGGGCACCTTTCTTCCAGATGTACCAGAAGCCGACGACGAATTCGACGATGAACACCATCATCGTGACGAATCCGGTCCAGCCCAGGTCGCGCATCGAAACGCCCCAAGGGAAGAAGAATGCCGTTTCCAGATCAAACAAAATAAACAGGATCGCGACCAGGTAGTACCGGACGTCGAACTTCATGCGCGCGTCTTCGAACGCTTCGAAGCCGCATTCATACGGGGAGAGTTTTGCCGCATCCGGGCGATGGGGACCGACCACGCGGCCGAGGACTTGCGAGGCGACGCCGACGACGGTGCCGATCACAATGAAGAGAAGAACGGGGAAATAGTTCTCGAGGTTCACGATGAAGCCTTAGTTGAACGATCGGTTGAAAAAACACTGCAGGGGCTGCAGTACCGCATCGCGCAATCCTGGCTTTTTGCCTACACCAGGATCGTACGACTGGAGACACTGAATCATCCGCTTCGCGTTGCCGATCCCGACCTTCGAGGCTCGCCGCACGTTCGTACGACCGGGCTTCTCGGGCCAGAAGCGCCGCCGCTGGGACGGTTCTTCAAAGCCTCCGACAGATCCTCGTAAAAAAGCCAGCTAGGCCTGAGAGCGGAAGCTCATGCGCCCTAGCTGGCTTCTTGTATCTTGGTGCCGACGGCGAGACTCGAACTCGCACAGCTTTCGCCACTACCCCCTCAAGATAGCGTGTCTACCAATTTCACCACGTCGGCTGGAGACCAGTATTCTACCCTGCCTTAGCAGCATTTTTCAATGCTCAAATTGCGCTAAACCAAGAAAAAATACTCTTTTTCCCAACTTTTCAAAATCCGTGTTTACGACGACCGAGTCGGGAAAGCCGGTCGCCGGCGCTGGCGGACCGAAGCCCGCCGAATAGTACACCACCCTGCGTGCGCTTGCAGGAAGTGGCTGCGCCGCAAAATTACTTGGCGGGCGCGGGTGCCGGTGCGGCCGGCGTGGCGACGCCCGGCACGTCTTGCGTAGCGGCCGGAGCCGGCGCCGCAGGTGCGGCAGGCGCAGGAGCCGGCGTGGTGGCCGGGACGGCATCGCCGGCGCCGGCGGGCACCTTGTTCGCGGGAACGGTCACGTGTTCCATCACGCCGCCGCCGACGCTCGCATGCGGACGGTTGGTGCCGAAGTACGCCAGGCCCAAGGTCGACGCGAAGAAGATCGCGGCGGCGACGGCCGTCGATTTCGACAGGAAGTTCGACGAGCCGCTGGCACCGAACAGGCTGCCGGACGCGCCGGAACCGAAGGCGGCGCCCATGTCGGCACCCTTGCCGTGCTGGACGAGCACGAGACCGATGATGGCCAGCGCGGAGACGACCTGTACGACGACGATCAGATTGAACAACACGTTCATTGTTTATTCCATTCCAAGGTTGACTACTACGTTTGCAAAAAACTTTGCTACTGCGTCGTCCCCGCGAAGGCGGGGCCCCATACCGAGCCGACCAGGCACGCTCGGCATGGGCTCCCGCCAAGGCGCCCGGCTAGGGCGGGAACGACGGTTTTGCCTCATCTCCCGGACTGGAATTCCAACCCGGAACAATCAGGCCGCGTGAATGATGGCAAGAAAATCTTCCGCCTTCAAGGCCGCGCCGCCGATCAGCCCGCCGTCGATATCCGGCTGGGCCAGCAGGTCCTTCGCATTCTCCGGCTTCATGCTGCCGCCGTACAGGATCGGCACGACGTCCGCCGCCTCCGCATTGCGCGCCCGCAGTTGCGCGCGCAGCTGCGCATGCACTTCCTGCGCCATCGCCGGCGTCGCGTTCCGGCCGGTGCCGATGGCCCACACGGGCTCATAGGCCACGACGATTCTATCCACCGATGCCGCGTCGAGCGCTTCCAGCACCGCGTCAAGCTGGGCGCCGACCACCTGCGCCGTCTCGCCCGCTTCGCGCTGCTCCAGCGTTTCGCCGACGCACACGATCGGGGTCATGCCCTCGGCCAGCACCGCCAGCGCCTTCTTCGCCACCAGCGCGCTGTCTTCGCGATGGTAGGCGCGGCGCTCGGAGTGGCCGACGATCACGTAGCGGCAGCCGAACTCGGCCAGCATCTGCGCGCACACCTCGCCGGTGTAGGCGCCGGGCGCATGCATCGACACGTCCTGCGCGCCCCACGCGACCGGCGTACCGGCCAATACTTCCTCGCACTGCTGCAGGAACGGGGCCGGCACGCACACGGCACAGGAAGCGCGCGCGTTACCCAGTCCGGCCACGATGCCGTTCAACAGCGTCACGTTGGCTGCGCGGCTGCCATTCATCTTCCAGTTGCCTACGATGAGTTTGGCGCGCATCACAACCCCACGGTCAAATAACCCGCTATTGTAACGGGCGTTGAAAAACCGGTCAAACCGGGCCTGGCATGGTTGTTCAGTTCTTTATTCATTGTATTGTTCTCAGTTCCCGGCGACATTCAGCATGATCTTGCCGACGTGCGCGCTGCTTTCCATCAGCGTATGCGCGGCGGCCGCTTCCTCGAGCGGGAAGGTTTGATAAATGACCGGTTTGATCTTGCCCGCCTCCAGCAGCGGCCACACGCGCTCGCGCAGCTCGCGGGCGATTTGCGCCTTGAACGCCACCGGACGCGGGCGCAGCGTGGAACCCGTGATGGTGAGACGGCGGCGCAGCACCTGGCCCAGGTCGACGTTGGCCTTCGCGCCGCCCAGCAGGGCGATGATGACGATGCGGCCGTCGTCCGCCAGGCAGCCGATCTCGCGCGCCACGTAGTCGCCGCCGACCATGTCGAGCACGACGTCGACGCCCTTCCCGTTCGTCAGCTCCTTGATGACGGCGGCGAAATCCTCGGTCTTGTAATCGATCGCGCGTTCGGCGCCCAGGTCTTCGCAGGCACGGCATTTATCCTTGCTGCCGGCCGTGGCGAACACGCGGTGGCCGAGGGCCTTGGCCAGCTGGATCGCCGTGGTCCCGATGCCGGAACTGCCGCCCTGCACCAGCAGCGACTCGCCCGCAGCCAGCGCTGCGCGCTGGAACACATTGCTCCACACGGTGAAATAGGTCTCGGGCAGCGCCGCCGCTTCGAGCGGGGACAGGCCCTTGGGCACCGGCAGGCATTGCGCCAGCGGGGCCGCGCAGTACTCGGCATGCCCGCCGCCCTGCACGAGGGCGCAGACGAGGTCGCCCTTCCGGAATCCGCTGTCGCCGAGGTCGCCGTCGACGATCTCGCCGGCCACTTCGAGACCCGGCAGGTCGGACGCGCCGGGCGGCACGGGATACTGGCCGAGCCGCTGGAACACGTCCGGCCGGTTGACCCCGGCCGCGAGGACGCGGATAAGGATTTCACCCGGCTTCAACTGCGGCACGGGGCGCTCGCACAGCTTGAGCACCCCGGGCCCGCCGGGTTGGATGATTTCTATTGCACGCATGGCATACCCTAGTTAAATAACTAGCAATTGTACGCGAGCGGACCGGATCGCCCAATATGGCCGCGCCAGAAAATGGCCGCTAACGCTAACAATGAGCAACAAAATGCTCAGATGCGCGCAAAATGTAGTAAATTTACTGCAAATATGTGAGATCGTGTAGTAACCACGCCAGGCGGCGGACGCACGAAACGACACCGCCAGCCTCGAAGGGCTGGCGGTGTCGGAAACGTTGTGTGTGCGATACAGAACGGCCAGGCAGCATGCGAACTCACCGGCGGCGCCGGCGGACGCCTGCCTGCGGCGTTCAGGGCACGCGCATCACGTCACTTCTTGTTGTCGTTCTTGTGGCTCTGCGAGCCGGCCTTGGCATGCTGCTCCGGCGTGCCGCCGCGGGTGCTGTTGCCGCTCTGCTGGCTGCCGCCGCCCTGGCTCTGCTGGCTGCCGCCGTCGTTCTTGTGGCTCATCGAGCCGGCACGGCGTGCCTCTTCCGACGTGAACTCGTGGGCGTTGCCCGAAGCGTGGGCAGCCTTGCCGCCTTCCGAGGCGATTTCGCGCTGCTTCTGCGGGTCCATCGATGCGAAACCGCGGTTGCTGGTGTCGCCGCTCTGGTTGTTGCCCTTGTTGCCGCCTTGGTTACCTTGGTTTGCCATGATTGCCTCCAAATGGTTGAGTTGTCGTACTGCTCATGAAAACTGCTTGAGAGGTCACAATCGTAGTCCCGACGAGGCGACCGGGACACCAAGGATTCGCCATGCGCGCGTAGGACAATGCCTCATACCTGCGTCGGTATCCTCCTTAGATCAGGAAGCAACTCAACCGTTCAGGAACCGCCGCCGCCCGTGTGCGACGACGTCGGCAGCGGCATGCCGGGCTTCCAGTTGCGCGACATCGCCTGCGCCTCGTCGATCTGCTCCTGGGTCATCTGCTTGACGAGCGAGGCGCGCTGTTCGATCGCGTTGCGGTGCCCGTTGGCGGCGGCGAGGTTGCACAGCATGTAGGCGATGACGAGGTCCTGGGGCATCCCCGCCACGTGGTAGCGGTACATCAGGGCGAGCGCGTGCTGGGCGTCCGGATGGCCCTGCTCGGCGGCCTTGCGGAACCATTGCACGGCCAGTTTCTGATCCTGGGGGACGGCATTGCCGGTGTAGTACATGGCGCCGATGACGTACTGCGCATCGGCCTTGCCCTGCACGGCGGCCTTGTAGTGCCAGGAAAACGCCTGCTTGTAGTCGCGCGGCACGCCGCGGCCCATGTAGTACATCAGGCCGAGCAAATGCTCCGCGTCCGCGTTGCCGGCCTTGGCAAGCGGCGTGATTTCCTTCAGGGCCAGCGCGTAATTGCGGGCATTGTAGGCATTGGCGCCTTCCGCGAGGCCGGCCATCGCACTACCGTGCAGGCCCAGCGCGAACAGGATCGCAACGGTCTGTTTTCTCATTGTCTCGTTCGGATCGTGAGGCCTTCGCCTCTTTATTCTTTTACTTCGAGATACGTCTATTTCCAGCTCACCTTGCCCAGCCCGTCGACTGCGACCTTGCGGTTCTGGGGCTTGCCGTACACCGTCACCGACCCCATGCCGGACAAGTTCAGGTTCGCGGTCTGGCGCGCCGTCACGCTCGCATTGCCGAGGCCGGACAGGTCGATGTCGACGGAGTCCGCATTACACTGCTGGGCGTCCAGGTTGCCCAGGCCGCCGAGGTCCGCCTTGAGCCATTTGGCGCGCCCGGCCAGCGAGATATAGCCGGCCCCCTGCAGATTCAATTCGATACCGTCCCCGTTCAATCCCTGCATCTGCATGCTGCCGATGCCGCCCAGGCTGGCCCGCACGAGCCGGTAGCTGCTGGAAATCTTCATCGAGCCGGCGCCGTCCAGTGTCAGGTCCAGTTCGTCGCCCGAAAAGCCGGTGATCTCCGTCGTCCCCAGGCTCTCGGACGTCACCGCGCGCAGCGCCGGCAGCACGAGTTCCGCATGCAGCGACCCGGTACGCACGTGCCCCCGGATGTCCGTATCGATGTGCAGCGTATCGCCGCTCTGCGACGTGACCGTCCGCTGCAGGTAGCGCGGTTCGCCCGTGAGCGTCAGCGCCGGCGTGCCGCCCTGGCGGATCTTCAGGTCGACGGCGCCGTCCACATTGACCCGCACGACGCGGGCATCGACGGGACGCGTCTCGGTCGCGACGTCGGGCGCGGCGTGCGCGGCACCGAGGGCGGCACACAGGGCGGCGCCCACTGGAGCGAGCGCGAAAATCTTGTTCATCCGAATCTCCGAATCCTGTTTTTGTTTTGTGAAGGTAAGTAGGTTGAAAACAGGATACGCGGACCTACCGTGCCCACCCAGCGGATTGCGACGAACTGCAAAAATGACCGCCTGAGCGACACGGGGACGTGGCTGGCATGCATAAGCCAGCCGGTCATTATCGCGCGCCCGCATGCGTCCAAATGTCACCGTTTGTCACCGTTTGTCATCGATGTATGCATCAACAAATCATGCCATTCATGCATTTGTTGCGTTAAGATAAATTTGAAGCCCCCAACCCATAACGATAAAAGGTGATCAATGCGCTTGCGCCACGTGCCCGCCCTGCTGGCCGGCTTGTCGCTCTCGCTGACCGCGTACGCCGCGACCAGCGACCAGTGGACCCTGCCGGTCAACGTCAAGAAGCTCGACAACGGCCTGACGGTCGTCGTCTCCGAAGACCATAGCTCGCCGACCGTCGGCGTGTCCGTCGTGTACCACGTCGGCATGCGCCTCGAGCCGCGTAACCGCACGGGCTTCGCCCACTTGTTCGAGCACCTGATGTTCCAGGGCACGCCGAACGCGCCGAAGGGTGTGTTCGACCGCGCCATCACGGGCGGCGGCGGCCGCAACAACGGGTCCACGCGCCCCGACTTCACCAACTACATCGAGACGGCGCCCGTGTCGTCGCTCGAGCCGATCCTGTGGCTCGAAGCGGACCGCATGAAGACGCTCGACTTCAACCCGGCCACCTTGAAGAACCAGCAGGACGTGGTCAAGGAAGAGATCCGCGTGAACGTCAAGAACCAGCCGTACGGCGGCTTCTACTGGCTCGACATCAGCCAGCTCGGCTTCCAGAAATGGGAGAACAACCACGACGGCTACGGCAGCTTCGAAGACCTCGAAGGCGCCAGCCTCGACGACGTGCGCGCCTTCCACCGCGACTACTACGGCCCGAACAACGCCGTGCTGGCGATCGCCGGCGACGTCACGCCCGCGCAGGGCTTCGCGCTGGCGCAGAAATACTTCGGCGGCATCCCGGCCCGGCCCGGCCCGAAAGGTTCGGATTTCTCGGAAGGCTTGAACACACAGGAAAAGCGTATCGAGCAAAGCGACGCGCTGGCCCAGGTACCGGCCGTCGCCGTCGGCTGGAAGGTGCCGCCGCAGGGCAGCCCCGACCAGGCCCCGATGGCCGTGCTGTCCGAACTGCTGGCCGGCGGCGACGCCTCGCTGTTCTACCAGAACATGGTGAAGGGCCGCGAGATCGCGCTGAACGTCCAGGGCGGCTTCGGCCTCACCGGCCCGTTCGAGTACGGCGGCCCGACGCTGTTCACCGTGTTCGGCCTGTACAAGCCGAACAGCAGCGCCGACGCGATGCTCGCCGCGATGGACGAGCAGATCGCGAAGGTCGCCAAGGGCGGCGTCGACGCCGCGACGCTGAAGCGCGTGAAGACCCGCATGCTGGCCGACTGGAACAACGACCTGGAAAACATCCTGTCGCGCGCCGACACGCTCGCCAAGCTGCAAACCTTGTGGGGCGACGCCAACGTCGTCAACAAGGTGCCGGGCTGGATCGAGGGCGTCACGTCCGCCGACCTGCAGCGCGTGGCGGCCACGTACCTGACGAAGACGAACCGCACCGTCATCGACCGTAAGCCCGCAGTGAAGCCGACAGTGAAGAAATGAGGAGCGCCCCGATGAATAAACTGATGCTGACCATGATCGTGGGCGCTTTGTTCGCCCATTCGGCCCAGGCGGTCGACGTGCCGAAAGACGCCATGCCGGCCGCGATGCCGGCCTATGCGAAGGACAAGCCCCTGCCCGTCCCGCACATCGGCAAGAAGACCCTGCCGAACGGCCTGCAAGTCTGGATCGTGCCGCGCACCGGCATCCCGCGCGTGGACATGGTGCTAGCCGTGCGCGACGCCGGTCTCGCCGCCGACGATGCGGCTCACCCGGGCTTCGCCAACCTGCTGGCCGGCCTGCTGAACGAAGGCACGGCCAAGCACGACTCGCGCGCGATCGCGGAAGGCGCGCAAGGCATGGGCGGCTCCGTCGCGGCCAGCGCCAGCGCGGATGGCATCTCGGTCCAGGCCAGCGCCCTCGCGTCGCAGGCCGGGCCGATGATGCAGCTGCTGGCCGAAGTCGTGCGCACCCCGTCCTTCCCTGCCAACGAAGTGGCGCTGGCGAAGGCGAACGCGCTGCAAAGCCTGCGCGTGTCCGAGACGCAGCCGCGCTTCCGCGCCGAGCGCGCGATCAACCGCGCCATCTACGGCGACCACCCGTACGGCCACACGACGCCGACCGCGGAATCGATCGAGTCGACGACCGAGGAACTGCTGCGCGGCGAGCACGCGAAGCGCTTCCGTCCGGAGCGCGCCCTGCTCGTGATTACGGGCCGCATCAAGGAAGCCGACGCGTTGAAGCTCGCCCGGCAGGCGTTCGGCGACTGGAAAGCGAGCGGCCCGGCCGCGGCCGAGACCCGCAAGGCCCCATCCAGCGCGAAGCCGGTGCACGTGCTGCTGGAGCGTGGCGGCAGCGTGCAGTCGACGATCCGCCTGGGCAGCCCGGGCATCGCCGCGACAAGCACCGACCAGATCCCGCTGCGCCTGGCCAGCACGATCCTGGGCGGCGGCTTCTCGAGCCGCGTGAACATCAAGCTGCGCGAGGAAAAGGGATACACGTACGGCGCCTCGGCCGGCGCGCGCCTGCTGCGCGAAGGCGGCAGCATCGTCGGCGGCGCGGACGTGCGCAACGAGGTCACGGGCGCCGCGCTGACGGAGTATTTCAACGAATACAAGCGCATCGGCGCCGACGAGGTCTCGCCGGACGAGATGCGCATGCACAAGCGCTACGTGGCGGGCGGCTACCTGCTGAGCAACCAGATGCAGCGCGCGGTCGCCGGCACGCTGGCCGCCAACTGGCTCGTGGGCCTGCCGGCCGAGTTCCTGGGCCAGTACGTGCCGCTGATCGAAAAGGTCACGCCGGAGCAGGTCCGCGACGTGTCGAAGAAGTATTTTGCGCCGGAGAACCAGTCCATCGTCGTCGTAGGGGATCCGAAAGCCGTCAGCGAGCAGCTGAAGGCGTTCGGGGATTTTACGGTGACCGACAAGTAAGCCGTTCCGTGCGCACGGGCCTCCCGGGTCGAACCCCGGGAGGCTTTATTTTTTCGCGGATTGCTTCGACCCGCCGCTCGACGACTGCTTCGTCTCGCCGTGTTCGGCGCGCTGCTTGTTCACGATGCGCGACGCGACCTCTTCCTCGCGGCCGGGATAGCGGTGTTCCTTCTTGAATTCCGTCTCGAGCTTCTTGTACTCGCGCTCGCGTTTCGGGCTGGCTCCCTTGGGCATGATGGCCTCCATTGGCTGCATTAGTGGCGCCAGCTTAGGCCGATGGAGTGCGAATGTACGTGCGCTGACGCACGTTGAACGCGTGGACGGCCGAGCCGCCCACGCGTCCAGCCAGCTCAAAGGCGGCCGAAAGATCAGCCCTGCAGGGCTTTCTCCAGATCCGCCAGTTCGGCCGGCTTGACGAGGTGCGCGTCGAAACCCGCCTCCTGCGCCTTGCGCCGGTCCTCCGGCGAACCGTAGCCCGTGTGCGCCACGAGCCGGATGGAGGCCAGCTGCGGCTGCCGCTTGATCATGCGCGCCAGCTCGTAGCCGTCCACGCCCGGCAGGCCGATGTCGAGCAC
This genomic stretch from Massilia putida harbors:
- a CDS encoding GIN domain-containing protein; translated protein: MNKIFALAPVGAALCAALGAAHAAPDVATETRPVDARVVRVNVDGAVDLKIRQGGTPALTLTGEPRYLQRTVTSQSGDTLHIDTDIRGHVRTGSLHAELVLPALRAVTSESLGTTEITGFSGDELDLTLDGAGSMKISSSYRLVRASLGGIGSMQMQGLNGDGIELNLQGAGYISLAGRAKWLKADLGGLGNLDAQQCNADSVDIDLSGLGNASVTARQTANLNLSGMGSVTVYGKPQNRKVAVDGLGKVSWK
- a CDS encoding M16 family metallopeptidase encodes the protein MRLRHVPALLAGLSLSLTAYAATSDQWTLPVNVKKLDNGLTVVVSEDHSSPTVGVSVVYHVGMRLEPRNRTGFAHLFEHLMFQGTPNAPKGVFDRAITGGGGRNNGSTRPDFTNYIETAPVSSLEPILWLEADRMKTLDFNPATLKNQQDVVKEEIRVNVKNQPYGGFYWLDISQLGFQKWENNHDGYGSFEDLEGASLDDVRAFHRDYYGPNNAVLAIAGDVTPAQGFALAQKYFGGIPARPGPKGSDFSEGLNTQEKRIEQSDALAQVPAVAVGWKVPPQGSPDQAPMAVLSELLAGGDASLFYQNMVKGREIALNVQGGFGLTGPFEYGGPTLFTVFGLYKPNSSADAMLAAMDEQIAKVAKGGVDAATLKRVKTRMLADWNNDLENILSRADTLAKLQTLWGDANVVNKVPGWIEGVTSADLQRVAATYLTKTNRTVIDRKPAVKPTVKK
- a CDS encoding NuoB/complex I 20 kDa subunit family protein, with translation MAIEGVLNEGFVTTTADKLINWARTGSMWPMTFGLACCAVEMMHAGAARYDLDRFGVVFRPSPRQSDVMIVAGTLCNKMAPALRKVYDQMAEPRWVISMGSCANGGGYYHYSYSVVRGCDRIVPVDVYVPGCPPTAEALLYGIIQLQNKIQRTNTIAR
- the tpiA gene encoding triose-phosphate isomerase, with protein sequence MRAKLIVGNWKMNGSRAANVTLLNGIVAGLGNARASCAVCVPAPFLQQCEEVLAGTPVAWGAQDVSMHAPGAYTGEVCAQMLAEFGCRYVIVGHSERRAYHREDSALVAKKALAVLAEGMTPIVCVGETLEQREAGETAQVVGAQLDAVLEALDAASVDRIVVAYEPVWAIGTGRNATPAMAQEVHAQLRAQLRARNAEAADVVPILYGGSMKPENAKDLLAQPDIDGGLIGGAALKAEDFLAIIHAA
- a CDS encoding M16 family metallopeptidase, with the translated sequence MNKLMLTMIVGALFAHSAQAVDVPKDAMPAAMPAYAKDKPLPVPHIGKKTLPNGLQVWIVPRTGIPRVDMVLAVRDAGLAADDAAHPGFANLLAGLLNEGTAKHDSRAIAEGAQGMGGSVAASASADGISVQASALASQAGPMMQLLAEVVRTPSFPANEVALAKANALQSLRVSETQPRFRAERAINRAIYGDHPYGHTTPTAESIESTTEELLRGEHAKRFRPERALLVITGRIKEADALKLARQAFGDWKASGPAAAETRKAPSSAKPVHVLLERGGSVQSTIRLGSPGIAATSTDQIPLRLASTILGGGFSSRVNIKLREEKGYTYGASAGARLLREGGSIVGGADVRNEVTGAALTEYFNEYKRIGADEVSPDEMRMHKRYVAGGYLLSNQMQRAVAGTLAANWLVGLPAEFLGQYVPLIEKVTPEQVRDVSKKYFAPENQSIVVVGDPKAVSEQLKAFGDFTVTDK
- a CDS encoding NAD(P)H-quinone oxidoreductase — encoded protein: MRAIEIIQPGGPGVLKLCERPVPQLKPGEILIRVLAAGVNRPDVFQRLGQYPVPPGASDLPGLEVAGEIVDGDLGDSGFRKGDLVCALVQGGGHAEYCAAPLAQCLPVPKGLSPLEAAALPETYFTVWSNVFQRAALAAGESLLVQGGSSGIGTTAIQLAKALGHRVFATAGSKDKCRACEDLGAERAIDYKTEDFAAVIKELTNGKGVDVVLDMVGGDYVAREIGCLADDGRIVIIALLGGAKANVDLGQVLRRRLTITGSTLRPRPVAFKAQIARELRERVWPLLEAGKIKPVIYQTFPLEEAAAAHTLMESSAHVGKIMLNVAGN
- a CDS encoding tetratricopeptide repeat protein, whose product is MRKQTVAILFALGLHGSAMAGLAEGANAYNARNYALALKEITPLAKAGNADAEHLLGLMYYMGRGVPRDYKQAFSWHYKAAVQGKADAQYVIGAMYYTGNAVPQDQKLAVQWFRKAAEQGHPDAQHALALMYRYHVAGMPQDLVIAYMLCNLAAANGHRNAIEQRASLVKQMTQEQIDEAQAMSRNWKPGMPLPTSSHTGGGGS
- a CDS encoding NADH-quinone oxidoreductase subunit C, with the translated sequence MTTKIEALELALKNALGEGAAITVALGEVTVVVKAADYLASMQKLRDDPALRFQELVDLCGVDYSSYGEGTWDGLRFAVVSHLLSIEHNWRVRVRVFCPDDDMPLVDSITGIWRNANWFEREAFDLFGILFEGHGDLRRILTDYGFIGHPFRKDFPISGYVEMRYDPEQKRVIYQPVTIEPRENIPRVIREETYGMK
- the secG gene encoding preprotein translocase subunit SecG; the encoded protein is MNVLFNLIVVVQVVSALAIIGLVLVQHGKGADMGAAFGSGASGSLFGASGSSNFLSKSTAVAAAIFFASTLGLAYFGTNRPHASVGGGVMEHVTVPANKVPAGAGDAVPATTPAPAPAAPAAPAPAATQDVPGVATPAAPAPAPAK
- a CDS encoding NADH-quinone oxidoreductase subunit A, translating into MNLENYFPVLLFIVIGTVVGVASQVLGRVVGPHRPDAAKLSPYECGFEAFEDARMKFDVRYYLVAILFILFDLETAFFFPWGVSMRDLGWTGFVTMMVFIVEFVVGFWYIWKKGALDWE
- a CDS encoding KGG domain-containing protein; translated protein: MANQGNQGGNKGNNQSGDTSNRGFASMDPQKQREIASEGGKAAHASGNAHEFTSEEARRAGSMSHKNDGGSQQSQGGGSQQSGNSTRGGTPEQHAKAGSQSHKNDNKK